DNA sequence from the Rubinisphaera margarita genome:
GCAGACTTTCGATCGTCCGAGCGGCATTGCGATAGGCCCGCACGCGAAACGCGTTGGCCCCTTCGAGTTCAAGAAGATCGGCGAGCTGTTCAAACTTGTCGGCAATTACGGCGTTGTTCATGGCGAACCATTTCCTGAAGTCCCTGGAGTGTCTGCAGAAATCGTAACGACTGAAGTCGACCGACGAAAACGAGAGACAATGCAACGCGAATCCAATCGAGGTGCCATGCTTGCATCGCGCAGCAGGGCAAGCATGCCAATTGACGTCGGTTCCAGCGAAGGCAACGAAGGAACGTACAGAGATCGATTGGGGTCTCTCCAGACAGTTCCTTCTTCGTCCACTTTCAAACTCTATTCAGCGGCATGCTTGCCCTGCATCTTCGATGCGATGCAAACATGGCACCCGGCACTCTCTTCCGCGACCGGCCAAAAACGGTCACCCCCAATCGTAGCGGCGGCATCCTGTCGCCGAATGGACGTTGCGTTCAATAAGGATGAGACAAGTTCATCACTCTTCATCACGCAACGTGGGTGGCCCGGCCGAAAACGGCGGGGTGACGAAGTCACAAGAGGTCGCGTCATCAGCGAACTGGTTCTGAAAGCGTCCGATTACTTCACCGACACCCCGCATGGTGCTGCCTCTTGTCGCTGTCGCGACCCGGCCGATGCTGGCCGGGCCACCCGATATCATGGTGATGGCATGCCCAATCGACGGCAAGATGCCGCCGCGACGAGGTTGCCAACGAAAAAAGCCGGCATCGAAATACCGGCTTTGTTCCAGGATCTCATTCGAAGACTAAGCCTCAACCGGCTCACCTTTCGCGGCTCGGGCTTCTTCGAGCAGTTTGATCCACGGGCCGAGGTAGTGGCCGTTGTCGTGGAAGGTGCGGCCGCTGACGAGGTTGCCGTCGATAACGCAGGCTTCATTCACGAACTCGCCGCCGCAAACTTCGAGATCGAACTTACACTTCGGCACGGTCGCCATTTTGCGGCCGCGAACACAGTCGGCGTAGGCCGGGATTTCGACACCGTGGCAGACGCTGGCGATCGGCTTGTTTTCTTCGAAGAAGTAACGGGTCGCGCGGACGAGATCTTCGTCGTAGCGGATGTATTCGGGAGCACGGCCGCCGGAGAACATGATGCCGGCGTACTCTTCGGGCACGATCTCGGCGAAGCTGATGTCGGCATCGATCGTGTAGCCTTCCCACTCCTTGGTGATGGTCCAGCCCGGCTTCACTTCGTGCATCACCATCTGATACTTCCGCTTTTCCGGAGCAGCCACGACCGGTTGGAAACCGGCTTCAATCAACCGGTAGTACGGATACATCGTATCGAGCGTTTCGGAAGCGTCGCCGACGATGATGAGAACCTTTTCTTTTTCCTGTGACATCTTGTTAAGAACCTTTCGAGGTTTTGAAGATCTGTTTCAATCGCGCCCGATGCTACTTTGCGGGCACGGCGTCCATCGTCGAAATCGTTTCCGCGTACATCAACGCCCCATTATAGCCATCATGCCAGCGAACCGTGACTGTCGGTTCGTCAAAAGCCATCCATTGCGGCTGATCGCCTTCCGGAGAAGCCACTTTCAGGACATTGTTCACCTGCACGACACCGTAGAACGTGTTGCGAATCCGCTGGTAGGGCAGATTGTTCGGGAAGCCGGACACCCAGCGAATCTCGACTTCGCGGCCCATGCTCGACCACTTTCCGCCTGTCGGAGGATTGCCGAGCGTGCCGAGGGGATGTCCGGTCGAGCCGAGCGGGCCGCACATCATTTCCCAGACGTTGTCGGCCAGCTTCACCGAAGCGGCGGCGTGGACATCGCCGGTGAAAATCAGAATCGGCTTCTCGACTTCGTCCATCGCCTTCAGCAGCATTTCCCGCTGATGCACGAACGAGGGGAAGCCGTCCCCTTTGTCATCCTTGTCGGCATCGGGAGCATCGCTGACATGAGCTGCGGTGTGATAAATCACCCACGGGTCGGGCGAAATCAGAAAGATGAAATCGGCCGAGGTATTGCGGATGCCGTCGAGCAGCCATTTCTCCTGAGCCGGTCCCAGGATGAACAGACTCGGATCGTCCCGATTCTTCGGATTTCGACTGGAACGTTCGCCCCGCGTATCGAGTGCGAAGAAATGACAGTTCGAGATCTGCCAGTCGTAATAATGGTGGGTGCCGATGCTGTAGGAGAGTTCTTCATCGAATTTCGGAGCCGGGGTGATGCGAAGATGCTGAGCATCGATCACCTCTTCGAGTCCATACACGCCCGCGTTCCTGGGAGCGGGTCCCCGGCGTCGAGGTGTCTCCGCAACTCGCGTGAAGTTGCCAAGATGAATCGTGCTGACCGTTGCCGGATCAAGATTGCTGAAATCGGCTTCAGGATCGAACAGAATATCGGAACCTTTCTCGACCTTCGCGGTGCCGAAGCGGAGTTCGCCCGTCTGCGGACCTTCAAAGTTCGCCCACGCCAGGTTCTCTCGATAGCCGCGAAGCCCGGTGTCTCGAATCAGATGCGGTCCCTCTTTCAGGCCGATCTCTCCACAGCCGTGGATATCCCAGCCGACGTCGTGGTCATCGAACGTGAACATCCCCGGCACATGGCGGAAGAGCTGCGTGAACGACTTTCCGCGTGAGAAGTAGAGCCGGTAGTTGTTCCGCACTCCTTCGAGCGTTCCGTCCCGCTCGGCTTCGTAGATCACATCGCCGTTGACGATTGCGAACATCACTTCGTCGGCGTGCTTGTCGAGAATGTTCGAGTAGGCCGGCGTGCTGCCGTACTGTCCTCCCGAGATGAACGGATCCTGCGACGCACAGTGTCCGACCGCAAAGCGGACATTCATGCGGCCTTCCGCGTTGTACTGCTCGTCTTTAAAGTTTTCCGGCACGGGCAGCGTGCGGAACGACGGCCACCGCGACTGCATCGAAGCTCGCAGATCGGCCAGCATGCCGTTGATGCGAATGCCGTAGTAGTAGCGTGTCTGCGGCTCGAGATCCGTCAGATCAACGATGCCGGTGTTGCCGTCCTCCGCTCGGGTTTGCCCCTCCACGATAACGGGATCGCGATTCAGCGGGAGTTGAGTCGTGTAGAGGACTTCGAACTCGACCGGCTCCAGCGTTTGAATCCAGACCCGCATCGACGTCGGGGTCGGGCGTCCCAGAAAGGGTCCGTTGACGAGTCCCGGCGATTCATACGGAAGGACCTCGTTAATCGTCGGATCGGGCCAGCCCGTTTCCTGAGCCGAGGCAACCCCGGCGGAAAGGAACAGGACAGCCAGCAGTGCGAACGTCTCACGCAATCTCATCAGGATGCAGTCTCTCTGTTGCGAAGCTCTGGGTGCGGGAGAAAAGATCGACTCAGCCGATCTCCGTCAGCAGGTTTTCGAGGTATTTGCGGGACCGGTTGATTTCGGCGGTCACTTCCGCGGTCTCTTCGTGAATGGGAATCCCGCGTGGAACCGGATGCATGAAGATCTCGGTCCAGCCGGTGTAATTGATCGACTTCAACGCGGCGAGCAGCGGTTTGAAATCGAGTTCACCGCGGCCGGGCATCTGCAGCAGTTCCTGCTCTTTCGGCAGCTTTGTCATGCAGCCCATGCCGTGCTGCCAGGCGTAGAACATGGCGATCGAGTCATCCAGGTCTTTGATCAACTGGCTCAGCTGCTTCTCATCTTGGGGCAGATGATACGGAGCGAAGGCGATCCCCAGATTCTTCGACGGTCGCAGCTCGGCCAGCCACTTCAGCGAATCGGGTGACTCGATCAGATTGTTCGCGTGATTCTCAATGGCAATCGTGACGCCGGTTTCTTCAGCGACCGCCAGGTGCGGCTTCATCTGCTCGCAGAAGTCTGCAACCGCTTTCTTCAATTCCTGCCCAGTCAACCCGCGTGGTCCTTTGCCCCCAGTGACCATTGTCGGGCAGCCGAATGACTTTGCGAATCGCATCTCGTCCTGCAGACCGAACGGCCCCAGTTTGTACTGTGTGATGCAGCCGAGCGTGAGGTCATTCTCGGCCAGCAGCTGGCGGAACTTCTCGGCTCCCATCTCTTCGACCTGTTCCCGCTGATCGCCATGCACCTTGGGCCAGATGTCGATGGCCGTGGCTCCGGTCTTGCGGACTTCCGGCAGAATCTCAGCGACCGGCTTGTAGCCGTACATGCAGGAACCCACGATGTACTTCAGCTCGAAGCTCTTCCGAGATTCGCTGGCGAAGGTGATGCCGGGAACCATCGCGGCCGCGGTTCCGGCCGCCAGTGTCTGACAGAACGATCGGCGGGAGAGTGAAGGTTGTTCGGTATGCATCTCGGACTCCAGAATTCAGGCGTCGATGGAAACTATTCAGACGAAGTGTTCGGCAAAATCGCCGGCCACCACGCTTTCAGTTGGGCGATTAACTGAGTCTGCTGCTGACGATAAGCCGCATCGCCATACAGATTCTTCTGCTCCGCCGGATCTTCACGCAGGTTGTAAAGAGCCGCATCGAGTGGCTTCGGCCCCGGCCCCGGCAGAATCAGTTTGAAGTGACCGTCGCGAATCCAGACGGCCCGGGCATGGCGAGGGGCGTCGCGGAGCACTTCGGCATCATTCGGATAGATCGCCCCGAACGCGGCTCGATCGGGCAAATCCTGCAAGCCTTTGGCAGCCGGCAGCAGATTGTATCCGGGCATTCGCGGCGTGATCTCGGCTTCGAGCCCGACCGCAGCCAGAACCGTCGGCATCAGGTCGACCGTCTGCACGAGTTGTTCGTAATCAGACGGCCGGATCATGCCCGGCCAGCTCAGCAGAATCGGCGTGCGGAGCCCGTCCTCGTGGACCGACAGTTTCGAACGACTGTTGTAGGCTTCTTTTCGCGTTTTGTGCGGACGAAATCCGTTATCGGCGGCAAAGACAATCAGCGTGTTCTCGCGGAGACCATTCTCATCGAGAACTTTCAGCAGTTCGCCGACCGTGTCATCGAAGCGGGCAATCTCGGCATAGTACGGCAGCATGTGCGGTTCGATGTCCCGCCCGGCGTAACGGTCACGGTATTCCTGAGGGGCATCGAAGGGCGTATGCGGCAGGAAGGGGGCGTACCAGAGGAAGAAGGGGCGCTGGCGATTCTCGACGATGAACTCCGACACCGGCTGCATGGTCACGCGGCCGATCTCAAGTCCGGCGTCTCCGTTTCCGTGAGCGACCCATTCGCCGTTGATCTGCTCCCGGGTGCCGGTAATCGAACCGAGCCGATCGGCGGGACGGGCGGTTGTCATTCCAGAAGTGAACCCGGCATTGCGGAAGTTTCCTTCCCAGTGTTTGCCCGCCTGAAAGGAAACATAGCCGTGACGGCCCAGAATGCGGGGCAGTGTCGGGACATCGCGAATCAGCTGTTCGGCGACCGCCCGGGTCTGGTGGTACTCATCAGCCGACATCTTCCGCATTTCACTCAACCCGGGTGGAGGGTGATTGAAATGAATCCCGTGCTGATACGGATAGAGTCCGGTGAGAAACGTCGCCAGAGACGGCCGGCAGACGGACATCGGAACATAGCCGTTCGGAAAGCGAGCCGACTGTTCCGCAAGAGCATCGATGTGCGGCGTGAGAACCTTGTCGTTCCCCATGAAGCCGAAGTCCTGATAGGACTGATCATCGGCGAGGATGTAAACGATGTTCGGCGGCGCGGCCCCTTGCGATTCACTGCTGACGACCAGACATGCCACCAGAATCAGCAAACCGGTCAGGCTGCTGCCAAGATTCCTGGATTCGCATGATCGCTTCATAAGAAAGTTCTCAGCAGGGTACCATGCCCACACTCACGTGGACATGCTTGTGTTTGATCTTACCTGTTCACCCGAGAGGCAAATTTCCGAAAGGGTGGCACAGACATTCCTGTCTGTGCGTGCTGCGGCTTCGGTTGTTCACCGACCGCTGAAGACAGACCGCCTGTTGCTTCGCAACACAGAGAGGAATCTCTGTTTCATCCTGATGGGAGCGAAGTGAGATCGATGTTTCCCCCAGGAATACATCGCCCCTCGGGGCAAGCGGCAGATGCGTTCTCCTACGGCTTCGCCGCCCTGATAGCACAGCTATCAGGGCCACCCTTCATGTCTTCGAGTGAGTCGATCCGTGAAATTGGTTTCTCTTGATTCCTGTCTGTGCGCGATGCGGCGTCGGTTGTTCATCGACCGCTGAGGACAGGCCGCCTGTTGCTTCGCAACACAGAGAGGAATCTCTGTGCCATCCCGGTGTGATCCGAGCTTGTTTCGGGCGTTCTCAAGGCGCATGCCCACGCGAGCGTGGGCATGGCACCCGTTGAACTGATCAGCCGATTTCGAAGCCGGCCCGGTATTCGCGTTTGAGCCATTTGTTGGCTTCTTCGTCGCCGACGAAGACTTCCTGCTCGGGGTCCCATTTGAGCGGGCGGCCGAGTCGCTGGGAGATATTCCCCAGGTGGCAGGTGCTTACGCTGCGGTGCTGGCTTTCGATGTCGGAGATCGTCTGCTTGCGAGATTCGACGCAGTCGAAGAAGTTCCCCATGTGGTTGACGATCGCTTCGATCTTGCCAGTCCGAATCGGGCGACTGAGATTGTCGTTGTCGTAAGCCTTGAACGACTCTCGAGGGAACGGGTTACTCTTGAGCTCTTCGGCTGGAGCTCCGTGAATTCCACCCCGGTTGACGAAGATGCGGCCCTTGTCCCCTTCAAAAAGGATGCCATCACGGCCTTCGTCGGAAACTTTGAGTTCGACGCCGTTGGCGTACTTGTAGTCAGCCGCGAAATCTTTGGCGACGTTGAACCCGTTTTCGATATCCGGGAATGTGGCGCGGCCGTCGATCTCGACCGGCAGGCTCTGAATGGCCCACTGAGCGATATCAATATGGTGGGCACCCCAGTCGGTCATCTTGCCGCCCGAGTACTCGTACCACCAGCGGAAGGTGTAGTGAGCCCGCTGGGGAATATAAGCCACATCGGGCGTCGGGCCCTGCCACAGATCCCAGTTGAAGTGCTCGGGCACCGGCATGGTCTGGAACGGTCCGCCGGTCGGGTTCTTGCTGGTCGTGCAGGTGACGCGCTGCAGCTTTCCGAGTCGACCCTGGTGGACCATTTCGACGGCGAGACGGAAGTTATGATCGCTCCGCTGCCAGGTTCCGACCTGCACAACGCGATCGCTGTTGCCGACGACATTCCGCAGGATCTTGCCTTCGTCGATTGTCAGCGTCAGCGGCTTTTCGCAATAGACATCTTTCCCGGCACGGACGGCATCGACGAGCATCTTCGTGTGCCAGTGGTCCGGCGTCGCGATCAGAACGACATCGATATCCGGGCGAGCCAGCATGTCCTGATAGTCTTCGAAGATTCGCGGCGTGCTGCCGAAACTGGCCCGAGCCTGTTCGCGAACATGACGATCAACATCAGTGATGGCGACGACATCGGCGTACTTGCGCGCCTGCTCGGTAATTACCGAACCCTGGTATCGCATGCCGATGGCACCAATTCCGAGCCGCTCGACTTTAGCCCGGGGCTTTTCGTCGGCCATGGACAGCATGGGCCAGGCAGCGGCGGCTCCGATGACGCCCGCTGAAGTCGAAATGAAGTTCCGTCGCGAAAGATTGTTCTGTGTCATTGAGTATTCCCGGTTACAGGTCCCGCTCTCAGGCAGCGTTCGCAGATGCACACAAGCCAAATTTGCTGAGCCGATTGTAACAACTCATCAACAGACACGATTCTGTTTTTTCGTATTCTTTTTACAGAATTTTGTCACGACGCATCATCACTCTTTGATCGCTCGCAAACATGGATAGGATCGGTCCTCCTTCCCGGCGAGCCAACCTCCCGCAACAAGATTGATCAAGCTCATGAAGCGCGTCGCACTGCTGATCGAAACCTCCCGCACCTACGGTCGGGATCTGCTGCGTGGAGTGAAGCAGTACAATGAATCTCATGGCGGCTGGTCGCTGTTCGTCGAAGTTCGCGACCTCGAATCGCGTGTGCCTCCCTGGCTTTCAGGATGGGACGGCGACGGCATCCTCAGCCGAGCCGGCTCGCCGCGGATTTATCAGGCGGTGAAGGAAGTCGGCGTCCCCATGGTCGAACTTCGGGCCTCGGGGCAGATCGATCCGAACGTCCCCTTCGTCGGCGTCGATAATCAGGTCGCCGGGCGGCAGGCGGCCGAGTATTTCCTGGAGCGGGGCTTCAAGAACTTCGGCGTTTACGAGCTCGATACCGAGTCGTTCTTTGTCGAACGTCGCGACAGTTTCGTGGCGACACTCGCCGAAGCCGGCTACGAGTGTTCGGCCTTTCTGCAGAAGGGGCACAGCGAGAAGCCGAGTCAGTGGGAGCGGCAGCAGCAACAGCTGATTGAATGGGTGCAGACGCTGCATCAACCGGCAGCCGTACTCGCCTGTACCGATCAACTCGGCTGCTGGCTGCTCGATGCCTGTCACCGGGCGGGCGTGCATGTGCCGGAGCAGATTGCCGTCGTCGGCGTCGAGAATGACGAAACCTTCGCAACGATGAGCACGCCGCCCCTTTCCAGCCTGATGCTCCCGGGAGTCGCCGTCGGATATGCCGCTGCGGAACTGCTCGATGCAATGATGAATGGCGAGGACATCTCGCCGGCTCCAGTGCTGATTCCGAGCCATGGCGTCTGCACGCGGTTGTCTTCCGATGTGCTGGCCGTGGATGATCCGCTGATTGCCGATGCGCTGCGGATGATTCGCCAGGAAGCCTGCTCCGGGCTGCGGGTCGACGCGATTCTCTCGCGGATTCCGGTCTCGCGCAGCTATCTGGAACGGGGCATTCGGGCACTGCTGCATCGCTCTCCACACGCGGAAATTCTTCGCGTCCGACTGCAACGGGTCAGCGACCTGCTGGCCGATACGGATCTGACGCTCGACGAGATCGCCCGGCGGACCGGATTCGCGACCGCTCAGTATCTTTCGGAGAGTTTCAAGAAGGATCGAAAGATCACGCCCGGACAGTATCGTCGACAGTGTCGAATCGGCCAGATTTAGTTGTGGGAAGCCGTCGAACGGGATTTTCCACGGATTTTCAGGGAGGAGCGATCGGTATTGGTTGACGTTTGCCTGCGGATTCGAGATAACAATCGCTTCCCCGAATTGAGGGGGCAAGTATACTGTGCGCATGTTGAGCGAGTGATTCGAAGGAATCCTCGATCCTGCCGACACAAAGTCGTGTGACACGCAGAGCTTCACCGTTCGGCCGCCGTAACGATGAGTCGGGCCGGACAGATAACACCGCTGGCGTTCACATATCGTATATTTCGCGTCAGAACATTGTCAGAGACAGAGGATCCAAGGGAGATCAGATGGGGCATTACACCGGAGCCAAAGCCCGAATCAATCGACGGCTGGGAGCTGCAGTTTTCGAGAATGCTGGGGCACTGCGTGCGTTCGAAAAGCGGGATTTCCCACCGGGGATGCACACCCGTCGTAAGAAGCCGACGATCTACGGAACGGCTCTGACCGAAAAGCAGAAGATCAAGTACTACTATGGCCTGCGTGAGCGTCAGCTGCGGAAGTACTTCACGGAAGGTCGTCGCCTGAAGGGCAACACCGGAGAGAACCTGCTGGTTCTCTGCGAGCGTCGCCTCGACAACGTTGTGCGTCGGGCCGGTTTCGTCAGTACCCGTCCCCAGGCCCGCCAGGGCGTTGTGCACGGGCACTTTCAGCTGAACGGCCGCAAGGTCAACAAGCCGTCCATCATGGTGAAGCCGGGCGATGTCATCACCCTGCGTAACCGTCCCAACCTGCAGAAGGTCTACCGTGACATCGTCGACAGCACGTCGACCGAAGGTTGCGACTGGATTTCCTTCGATGAGAAGGAACTGAAGGCCATCGTTACGTCGCTGCCGACGTTCGATGATGTCAGCCTCCCGGTCGAAGTCAACCAGGTGGTCGCCTTCCTGAGCCGCTAGTCTGCTCAGAGAACTGGAACCAAAAACGTCGCCTGTTTCAGGCGACGTTTTTTCATGCGCTCAATCCGATCTTCGGATCGTTTTTTCCTCAATCCAGCGCAACCGGCTACGATGGCGAGTGGCAGAAACGCCCCCTGCATTGCCCGACTGGAGCAGGAGCCGGCCGGCTCTCGAGCAAATTCAGAATTCGACTGCAGGCGTTGGCAGGAGCAAATTCAGCATGGCCGGGGGATTGCCGCCCATGCGACTGCAGGCGAAGCATGAAACTGCTCTAGAAACCGCGGCTCCGAATTAGACGCCCTTCTGCACGCGGGCGGGGATTCCCCAGGCTTTCACGCCATCGGGGATGTTGCGGTTCACGACCGAGCCTGCTCCGATCAGCACCCCACTGCCAATCTTCTTTCCCTCAACGACCGAGGAGCCGATCCCGATCCACGAACCCTCACCGACGTGGACATCGCCCGCCAAGTGAGCTCCCGGGCAGATATGCACGCCATCGGCGAGTCGGCAATCGTGATCGACCGACGCCATGGTGTTGACGATGCATCCCGCCCCCAGTTCCGCGTGCGTACTGACCACGGCTCCCGGGCAGATAACGGTTCCAGGGCCGATTTTCGCATGAGCGGAGACGCTACTTCGGGGATGAACCCAGACGCGACTCTGCCATCCCAGCGAGAGACCGTGCCGGACCGCTTCGAGACGCACGTTGCAGTTTCCAATTGCCACCACGAACTCGTTCAGTCCATGGGCGAGTAACTCTGGCAACCGGTCGCGGCCGCCGAAGATCGGACGATCGAGAAAGGTGTCCGTTCTGGCGAAGTCATCGAGATAGCCGGCGACTTCGCAGCCATCCGTCAGTTCGATGATCTCACTGACAACCCGGGCGTGTCCCCCCGTGCCCCAGACAATGACTCCAGTTGCTGACATACGTTTTGCCCAGCGAGTAGTTGTCACCGATTTCTCAGGAAGATGCCGCTCTCCGATGGCTGCGCCGCCTCGAAAGAAACTTTCGGATCCACCCCGCAATGAAGACACCACTGGCCCCGGATCGATTACCGACTCAGGAAGCTGAAGAGTTTCTTCTTGCCGGCCGGTTCGGTTCCTTCGTCGAGTTGCACGCCGGAGAGCTGAGTGGCCAGATCGATGTACGATTTGGTCAGCTTCGCTTTGGGAGCATGCAGAATCAGAGGCACACCATTGTTCCGCGATTCGACCATTGTGGCATAGTCGTTGGGAACCTTCCAGAAGATGTCCCGCCCAATGATCTCAGTCGCCTTCTTCGTGCTGATCTGCATGTCGTTCAGACCGGCTCGATTCAGGACGATTTTCAGCTTCTCGTTCGACATCTCCATGTGATCGAAGTATTGAACCAGCCGAACGACGTTTCGCAGACACGGCAGATCGAGCTGTGTTACGATCAGCGTTTTGTCCGATGTGTTGATGGCCGCCATTTCGATCGGGCCGTACGATTTGCTGATGTCAATCACCAGATGGGTGAATGTCGCCTTGAGCAGACCGATCACACGCCGCAGGTCTTCCGGTCCCAGGTGAAACTCGGCGTCGAGATTGACGGGACGTGGCAGCAGAAACAGTCCGCTCTCGTGCT
Encoded proteins:
- a CDS encoding DJ-1/PfpI family protein; translated protein: MSQEKEKVLIIVGDASETLDTMYPYYRLIEAGFQPVVAAPEKRKYQMVMHEVKPGWTITKEWEGYTIDADISFAEIVPEEYAGIMFSGGRAPEYIRYDEDLVRATRYFFEENKPIASVCHGVEIPAYADCVRGRKMATVPKCKFDLEVCGGEFVNEACVIDGNLVSGRTFHDNGHYLGPWIKLLEEARAAKGEPVEA
- a CDS encoding alkaline phosphatase D family protein, which gives rise to MRLRETFALLAVLFLSAGVASAQETGWPDPTINEVLPYESPGLVNGPFLGRPTPTSMRVWIQTLEPVEFEVLYTTQLPLNRDPVIVEGQTRAEDGNTGIVDLTDLEPQTRYYYGIRINGMLADLRASMQSRWPSFRTLPVPENFKDEQYNAEGRMNVRFAVGHCASQDPFISGGQYGSTPAYSNILDKHADEVMFAIVNGDVIYEAERDGTLEGVRNNYRLYFSRGKSFTQLFRHVPGMFTFDDHDVGWDIHGCGEIGLKEGPHLIRDTGLRGYRENLAWANFEGPQTGELRFGTAKVEKGSDILFDPEADFSNLDPATVSTIHLGNFTRVAETPRRRGPAPRNAGVYGLEEVIDAQHLRITPAPKFDEELSYSIGTHHYYDWQISNCHFFALDTRGERSSRNPKNRDDPSLFILGPAQEKWLLDGIRNTSADFIFLISPDPWVIYHTAAHVSDAPDADKDDKGDGFPSFVHQREMLLKAMDEVEKPILIFTGDVHAAASVKLADNVWEMMCGPLGSTGHPLGTLGNPPTGGKWSSMGREVEIRWVSGFPNNLPYQRIRNTFYGVVQVNNVLKVASPEGDQPQWMAFDEPTVTVRWHDGYNGALMYAETISTMDAVPAK
- a CDS encoding TIM barrel protein encodes the protein MHTEQPSLSRRSFCQTLAAGTAAAMVPGITFASESRKSFELKYIVGSCMYGYKPVAEILPEVRKTGATAIDIWPKVHGDQREQVEEMGAEKFRQLLAENDLTLGCITQYKLGPFGLQDEMRFAKSFGCPTMVTGGKGPRGLTGQELKKAVADFCEQMKPHLAVAEETGVTIAIENHANNLIESPDSLKWLAELRPSKNLGIAFAPYHLPQDEKQLSQLIKDLDDSIAMFYAWQHGMGCMTKLPKEQELLQMPGRGELDFKPLLAALKSINYTGWTEIFMHPVPRGIPIHEETAEVTAEINRSRKYLENLLTEIG
- a CDS encoding sulfatase family protein, with amino-acid sequence MKRSCESRNLGSSLTGLLILVACLVVSSESQGAAPPNIVYILADDQSYQDFGFMGNDKVLTPHIDALAEQSARFPNGYVPMSVCRPSLATFLTGLYPYQHGIHFNHPPPGLSEMRKMSADEYHQTRAVAEQLIRDVPTLPRILGRHGYVSFQAGKHWEGNFRNAGFTSGMTTARPADRLGSITGTREQINGEWVAHGNGDAGLEIGRVTMQPVSEFIVENRQRPFFLWYAPFLPHTPFDAPQEYRDRYAGRDIEPHMLPYYAEIARFDDTVGELLKVLDENGLRENTLIVFAADNGFRPHKTRKEAYNSRSKLSVHEDGLRTPILLSWPGMIRPSDYEQLVQTVDLMPTVLAAVGLEAEITPRMPGYNLLPAAKGLQDLPDRAAFGAIYPNDAEVLRDAPRHARAVWIRDGHFKLILPGPGPKPLDAALYNLREDPAEQKNLYGDAAYRQQQTQLIAQLKAWWPAILPNTSSE
- a CDS encoding Gfo/Idh/MocA family protein; this encodes MTQNNLSRRNFISTSAGVIGAAAAWPMLSMADEKPRAKVERLGIGAIGMRYQGSVITEQARKYADVVAITDVDRHVREQARASFGSTPRIFEDYQDMLARPDIDVVLIATPDHWHTKMLVDAVRAGKDVYCEKPLTLTIDEGKILRNVVGNSDRVVQVGTWQRSDHNFRLAVEMVHQGRLGKLQRVTCTTSKNPTGGPFQTMPVPEHFNWDLWQGPTPDVAYIPQRAHYTFRWWYEYSGGKMTDWGAHHIDIAQWAIQSLPVEIDGRATFPDIENGFNVAKDFAADYKYANGVELKVSDEGRDGILFEGDKGRIFVNRGGIHGAPAEELKSNPFPRESFKAYDNDNLSRPIRTGKIEAIVNHMGNFFDCVESRKQTISDIESQHRSVSTCHLGNISQRLGRPLKWDPEQEVFVGDEEANKWLKREYRAGFEIG
- a CDS encoding XylR family transcriptional regulator, whose translation is MKRVALLIETSRTYGRDLLRGVKQYNESHGGWSLFVEVRDLESRVPPWLSGWDGDGILSRAGSPRIYQAVKEVGVPMVELRASGQIDPNVPFVGVDNQVAGRQAAEYFLERGFKNFGVYELDTESFFVERRDSFVATLAEAGYECSAFLQKGHSEKPSQWERQQQQLIEWVQTLHQPAAVLACTDQLGCWLLDACHRAGVHVPEQIAVVGVENDETFATMSTPPLSSLMLPGVAVGYAAAELLDAMMNGEDISPAPVLIPSHGVCTRLSSDVLAVDDPLIADALRMIRQEACSGLRVDAILSRIPVSRSYLERGIRALLHRSPHAEILRVRLQRVSDLLADTDLTLDEIARRTGFATAQYLSESFKKDRKITPGQYRRQCRIGQI
- the rpsD gene encoding 30S ribosomal protein S4, giving the protein MGHYTGAKARINRRLGAAVFENAGALRAFEKRDFPPGMHTRRKKPTIYGTALTEKQKIKYYYGLRERQLRKYFTEGRRLKGNTGENLLVLCERRLDNVVRRAGFVSTRPQARQGVVHGHFQLNGRKVNKPSIMVKPGDVITLRNRPNLQKVYRDIVDSTSTEGCDWISFDEKELKAIVTSLPTFDDVSLPVEVNQVVAFLSR
- a CDS encoding acetyltransferase, with amino-acid sequence MSATGVIVWGTGGHARVVSEIIELTDGCEVAGYLDDFARTDTFLDRPIFGGRDRLPELLAHGLNEFVVAIGNCNVRLEAVRHGLSLGWQSRVWVHPRSSVSAHAKIGPGTVICPGAVVSTHAELGAGCIVNTMASVDHDCRLADGVHICPGAHLAGDVHVGEGSWIGIGSSVVEGKKIGSGVLIGAGSVVNRNIPDGVKAWGIPARVQKGV